In Marinitoga hydrogenitolerans DSM 16785, one genomic interval encodes:
- a CDS encoding clostripain-related cysteine peptidase, whose amino-acid sequence MKKITLIILFAIMILFLSSCITFQKQSPLLTKEYLEGMPLVLEFSRPITKIEIYNGNSLIYSYDGDIIYKLKTNLILHDEITIKLTEFYKNRQYTDIIKKIEPDLQFLLYGGADNSLDVKYEDPITNELDYFFDLDISEIEKSIKQSSINTVVTVLGDRYAKRDEIIFISNFNGQYFEYRYVPEELQFDSELSSASTKTIFKFLEKLAVKNENTIKILDLWDHGNGWAWESKGIKIQPKAIIQDDTTNSYLKIKDIKSVISEYNNKYNVKINILAFDACNMTSFEIIYEFKDLVDYFIGSVYSIAGFGFYYDFFHDLDINNLEKSFVSNIIKKYKYYYTEEFYLDRLSLVGVDMKKINIIWNKVDNIINTESNYNLYKNDGNNYVSEPTDMLDINSLILNTGEFLSNYVNPAIVNSVVRIDGVDYPQYSGIGIMFEDIFNLSNSYYEDYKALSFYNDFQSWIETTWKNIIKNK is encoded by the coding sequence ATGAAGAAAATAACTTTGATAATTTTATTTGCAATTATGATTTTGTTTCTTTCATCATGTATAACCTTTCAAAAACAAAGTCCGTTACTTACGAAAGAATATTTAGAAGGAATGCCTCTGGTTTTAGAATTTTCAAGACCTATTACAAAAATTGAGATTTATAATGGAAATTCATTAATTTATAGCTATGATGGTGATATTATTTATAAATTAAAAACAAATCTAATTTTACATGATGAAATAACGATAAAATTAACAGAATTTTATAAGAATAGACAATATACAGATATTATAAAAAAAATAGAACCAGATTTACAGTTTTTGTTGTATGGTGGAGCGGATAATAGTCTTGATGTAAAATATGAGGATCCTATAACAAATGAATTAGATTATTTTTTTGATCTTGATATTTCAGAAATTGAAAAATCTATAAAACAATCATCAATAAATACTGTAGTTACAGTTTTAGGAGATAGATATGCAAAAAGAGATGAAATAATATTTATTTCAAATTTTAATGGACAATATTTTGAATATAGATATGTACCAGAAGAATTGCAATTTGATAGTGAATTGAGTTCTGCGTCAACAAAAACAATTTTTAAATTTTTAGAAAAATTAGCAGTAAAAAATGAAAATACTATAAAAATATTGGATTTGTGGGATCATGGTAATGGTTGGGCTTGGGAGTCAAAAGGTATAAAAATTCAACCAAAAGCCATTATTCAGGATGATACAACTAATAGTTATTTAAAAATAAAGGATATTAAAAGTGTTATTAGTGAATACAATAATAAGTATAATGTAAAAATTAATATACTTGCATTTGATGCATGTAATATGACAAGTTTTGAAATTATATATGAATTTAAAGATTTGGTGGATTATTTCATTGGTTCAGTATATAGCATTGCGGGATTTGGTTTTTACTATGATTTTTTTCATGATTTAGATATTAATAATTTAGAAAAGTCATTTGTTTCTAATATTATAAAAAAATATAAATATTATTATACTGAAGAATTTTATTTAGATAGATTAAGTCTTGTAGGAGTTGATATGAAAAAAATAAATATAATATGGAATAAGGTTGACAATATAATAAATACAGAAAGTAATTATAATTTATATAAAAATGATGGAAATAATTATGTTTCAGAACCGACAGATATGTTAGATATTAATAGCTTAATACTAAACACAGGAGAATTTTTAAGTAATTATGTAAACCCAGCAATTGTAAATTCTGTAGTGAGAATTGATGGCGTTGATTATCCGCAATATAGCGGTATTGGAATAATGTTTGAAGATATATTTAATTTAAGTAATAGTTATTACGAAGATTATAAGGCACTCTCTTTTTATAACGACTTTCAAAGTTGGATAGAAACAACGTGGAAAAATATTATAAAAAATAAATAG